In Carettochelys insculpta isolate YL-2023 chromosome 3, ASM3395843v1, whole genome shotgun sequence, the genomic stretch GTGGATAAAACCGCTATATGATTTGCTGAGGAGATTTCTTCAATACAGCACTTCATTGACAGTATTTGCACCAGATACAGCAAGTTTAGGTTGCAAAGCTCAGCTGGACCATCCCATAACACAAGGTCACTATTTACATCCTAGGAAGAGTCCGTCACATCATGCTGTCTAGCCTATATAGCATTTTTATTTGGCTTTAAAGGGTTCCTCTTCACAAGTTTTAGTAAGAAATACTGTTGCTCAGTGCCAAGTTAACTGTCAGGTGGGGCTCAGCACAAATACCACATCAGGAAACTACAAAGAACTGGAATGGTGTCCACTATCACATCATGCCTGCAGATTTGCCCTTTAAACGCAAAGATAACATGCTGACAGATGACTCAGCTGTAAGTATAGTATCAAGCATAATGCCTCCCGGAAAATGCCCCGACAAACCCATGCTCTCAAATAGAAAATTTCTTCAGATGGACCTTTTTGCCATCAATGGAAAATCTGTTTTACTTCTAGGAAAGGACATATCAAGAATCAGATATATACCTCTTGGACTAGAAACAAACATGCTTGGATGTGTCCTCTCCAAACTCCTCTCATTCTAGCATCAGGGAGTTTGTTACTATCTGAACAGAACTAAATAATTCAACAAAACATTTAGGGATTTTCTTAATCTAGGGTTCTGGGTTTTTAAATGTCACCTAACACATTCCAACACTACCACAAAGCAAACTGTACTTTGGCACACAGACTAGCTGGTCGAGTTAAACCCTAAACTTGACCGACCAACTTGAACATGAAAGCAGATAAATTGACTTTTCTCTGTTAGTGTGAAAACATGCTAGTTAATGAGTTCtaaaacccaaaaaaaaaaaaaaagttactctaGACAAGATAAACTTTACACTGTTCATAGCATGGAGGGATAGCTCTAGTTATTAGCAAATTTTCACAAACTGACTGTTCCAAGTGGACTAAATGATATGCTATTGGAATAGGGCCCTCCCAATTCACATTCCATTTTAGTCAATTTtacagtcataggattttttaaaaatcaaatattatTTCCTCTAcggtaaacccttgagatacacgCAATCAAGttgtgtgtctcaggttaacatgactgccactcctgtcagggcagcagcctgactcttgccacccctgacaggaggggtttcctgctcctgtcaggggaggcAGCTGCAAGTCAgggtgccatccctgacagaagcagtttccccacctggtcagtttcctaggtcctgcaagctgtggggagacaggaaccaggctgcccactGGTTCCCAGCATCCTgacactcagagccaggaaaccaaccagGCCTGccagactggtcagtttcccagttcctgtaACCAGCAACCTGGTtcccctcgacttgcatgaaaatttgagttatgcaagggttgcagaaACTCAACcgctgcataactcaagggtttactgtatttcagtcTGAAATGTCATGATGTTTTAATGGTTGGAATGAATGAAAAAGGAGCTGGGGATACGCATGTTTGCAAGATTATTGTAGAGAGGGTTGCCATACTTCTACCCTTATTTCTGTATTACCCCTGGCGACACCACTGCACTCAGCTGgacagcagcagaagctgctgcctgggagcccaTCTCTGATGGAAGACtcaccgccagcagcagcaaaaaagtAAGGATGACATAATATTGCCACCCTTAGTGCTGCTGGGtaggcactgccttcagagctgggcacctggccaacagctctgaagtcagtgcagAAGTAACGGTGGCAATTTAGGAGGGATCGCAATAACCACCTTCTAACTCTCCTGAAATTCCCTTTTGGGGTAGTGCCCCCcgagtttgagaaacactggtttcccCCCACAAAATCTATAAAGTATAagataaaaaacacaaaaaagatgTCATGGGGTCCCATAATGTGTTTTTTATGGTCACGAATTTAGAAAAGGTCTACATGTTAACCAGCAAGGATTCCAGTACCAACAAATGTTAAACATTACTATTTCATTTCAGATATTCCCAATAAAGAAATACATAAACCCAATAACTCTAGTTTATCCATACCTTTACACTCCCTTATTCAGTGGATTTAGTAAATGTCTGCACTGAGGCAGATTACATTCGTGCAAGTCACAGTTCCGCACTATTCTAAGAACTTACCCTGGTACAGCTATACCACAGGCTAAAAAACACATTGTAGGCATAGCCTTCACCTCTAGGTCAGATGCTCTTACCTCGGAATAGCAGTCCTTCTGTCACTGTTAAACTGAGACACCACAACATTTCCTGGGATTATTTTTTTGCATACAGTGAATACATAGGTACTTTGTATTCACCCAGGGCAAGAAGTTTTAAACAAGGGCCATTTACTTACTACAGTAAATATGATTCTTCACTATAACTGACTGTATGGACCTACATTCCCTGCCTTCCTTATCAGCAATATTTTAGTCTTACAAATTGTTTTTTATTTACTAGAAGGAATTGACCTGTAGTTGGTGTTATTACCCCCTTTATATCCACTAGTAGGAGTGCAGACAAGACTAATGCACCCATCCTACTCAACCACACACAGCCACCCAAAGCGCCTTTGATCCTGAAAATACAGATGCACACAAACAGTGCTGTTGACTTTGCAAGAAAGGTTCTGCAGGATAAGCACCAAAGTTCTGAACTCAAGTATCACCCAAAGTTATCTCATAAGGGCAGtcacctcaaaacaaaaaaaccctatagTTACTAAGTTAGTTAGCAATTCtattttagttttaaaagaaAGCATTGGGAAGATTAAGTCAATCATGTCACAGTATGCCATTTAAATTATAAAAGAACATACTTTGAAAATCTAAAAATGGAGAGAAAGATGGAGCAGGCTCACTAAAATGCAAAGCACAACAAAACACGGGGTTGCACATGATACTGTAACATTTATGTAATAAACAGTTACTGAAATAAGCCAACATGTCTCTGATATTAATAATAAAATCATCAAGTTTGTAAACAGTTTGGTAAATACTTTTGTTTGTACAAGGTGGTACAAAGTGTTGCTATACTGGGCCACAACTCACAGAAAAAAATTCAGCTAAAGTATGCAATTCAACAGTTGTTTGCAGTATGCTATATGAAATTAATGTGATGCTCCATTGGCATTGCTGATACATACAGACTAGCTTAAAGTCCAGCTGTGGAGCTTCTTATTGCCATTAAACTAGGGTGAGGAAACGGTTTTCAGTTGTATTTTTTATCTAAGAGGGAGAGATGGATTGATGGGCTGCATTTCCCATTAGAACCTAGCCCAGTTGCAGTAGTCACTGAAAAAAGTCACAAGAGCCATAGAAATTTCCTAATGTACTACCCAACAGAAATGAAAATTTTAACTGGTCTCTAACAAACAGCAGCAGGCATCTCTTCCATGTTTTCCTGACCTGCTGATGCTATCAGGCAGGAATAATTCAAAAGAAATGAAATGAGAATGAGTTTAAACTTCAGAACATCTGCAgcctagacacacacaaatctgtcagccactGAGAGAATGTGTGTGCAGGGTCCACCTCCAGTGAAAAGTTCTTCTGCTCCTGTAAGCAGTCAGGTCAAAGAAGACTACTGTTAAATATGCTTGGGAGGGATCTAAGCAACAGATAGGAAAAGGGGGAGTGAAACCCACCCTACTGGTAGAGCTCCTCCAGCTAAGGCTACTGACACTTTGCATGTTCTTGCTCAGGAGAGGCACAGTGTTTACCTGGACACTGGagtggaatggggcagggctCACTAAAAAGAAGATGAGTAGGGCCAGTATTTAGGCGGgcgatggggcagggcagggcagggcagggcaccccCCCAGAAGATGAGGATGGCTGTATCTACCTGGGCACTGGGATGCACCAGGCCCCCTTCCACAGAGAAAGTGAGGACTGGTATTCACTTGGGTGCTGGGGTAGGGTCCCACAGAGGGCAATAAGGAAGGTCAGTATTTACCTGAGCAATGGGCTGGAGTGGGATGCAGCTGGGCCTCCCACAGGGGGGGGCAAGCAGGGCCAGTatctcctcctgcccccgccaGGGGTGAGCACGTATTTACCCAAGACACCCCACCAACCCCGCAGAGGGGCACCAGGGCGGTAGGTGCccgggcacagggctggcagggcacGCCCTGCAGAAGGGATAAGAAGGCCCTTTATTACCTGGGCGCTCAGGTAGCGCTTGAGGCACTCCTCGCACACCGCCTtcttgcagcagggcaggggcttgacAGGCTTCTCCTCCAGGCACACCCGGCAGCGCAGCACCAGCAGGGGCCCGAAGTCCCCCGCTATCAGCCCGGAGAAGGGCTCGGGCAGCAAGTAAAAGTCCACCTCGATGCTGCCCGCCGAGGTCAAGGGGTCCCCGGCAAGGGCTCCGGCGGGCGGGGAACCCGGCCCGGCGCGGTCGTTCTCCACGCAATACACGGTGCAGTACACGTGCCTCCGCggagggaggcggcggcggctgctgccccCGTCCGGCCCCGGCCCCTCCTCGGGGGGCGCCGCTGGCTCCCCGCCGACCCCCGGCCCTCCCGTAGGAGACTCAGCGGGCGGCGGCTCCTCGCTGCGCTCAGGGCTCCCGGGGACCCCGGCGGGAAGCGGCTCCTGCTCCCCGCTCCGTCGCCTGCTGCCAGGCTCCGGCCCCGTCGGCCCGGCCGCCTCCCGCCCAGGCTCCCGAGTCCCCCCAGCCGGGAGCGGCGCCTCGCCGGGGGCCGCCGGCCGCAGGGCGCTCAGCGAGCTCTGCCGCTCCCCCATCCCCGCCGCTTCCCATCCAGCCGCCTCCGGCCGCGCTTCTGCTTCCGGGTCCCCGCCCCGCCGCCTGCCCCGGGCCAGCCGCTGCCGGGGGCGCCCAGCTCAACGCTGCCCGGGCAACATTCCCGGCCCCGCGCCCATCCCGCGGCCCCCGGGGAGTCCCCCGGCTGGGGCGGACAGCTACactcggctcggcccggcccggcccggcccggcctcagcttagccccccccaggagccgcGCCGGCTGCCCGATCCCTCACATCTATCCTGCCCGGCCTCGCCTCCGTCACGCCCCTTCCTGCCCACTCGCCTTCACGTACACCCCGCCTCAGCCCTCTCAAAGTGCCCCCTCCTGGCTCTCACTCCCCCTCCGCCTGCTCCTCCCACACCTCCTGGCTCAGCCGCCCGCCGCTGCCTCCCTGCGAGAAACCGGAGCGACCAGATTGGACGTGGGAAAAATCAGACCTTTGGGGGCGTGGAGAATAGAGGTGCAGCTGtaagacagatattttggagcataagctttcgtgggcaagtatccgcttcgtcagatgcataagcAGGTCTTtttccaggaaagcttatgctccaaaatatctgttagtttataaggtgctacaggacttcttgttctcgaagatacagactaacacggctacttctctgatagcTACAAGACAGAGCCCCTGGTGCCAGTACAGTCCCAATAATTTCCGGCTTTCGAGTCACTCTTCTTTACACAAACCTCAGAATCCTTCCGCAGTCACATCCGCCCCATCTACTCACCCACCTTTCACTGTTACTCTCATAGACAGACATCCTCCTCTCACGCTATCTGGTTACCTCTTTatcctgccacacacacaaactcttgCTTTCCTCTTAACCCTTATCTCTCACACACATCTTTACCCATCGTGTATATCTTTAAGAACATCAGAAAcgggaagcctgctaaacaaccagtaggaccactggatgatggagatgctAAGGGAGAACACAAAGATCataaggccattgtggagaaactaaatcaATTCTTACTTCAATTTTCactgctgaggatgttagggagagtaccaaacctgagccattctttttaggtgacacatcCACAAttaaggtgtcattagaggaaatTTTGGGACAAACAGATAATAGTAACAAGTaacaccaggaccagatggcattcacccaagagttctgaaagaactcatgtgaaattgcagaactattaactgtggtttgcaatttatcctttaaatcggCTTCTGtacagagaggagaaactgctgttTCCCACAGgtatgttcacacctccacattagataCTGTTAATGGGCCACGTCCTCCCTGATTGAATTGGCCTTGTTTCTCCTTCctcgatgttcacacctccacattagttactgataatgggccacatcctctgggaCTGAACTGACTttatcaactctggccctcctcttaacagggactccctctttttcatgagcctataaatttaggaCCTCCACTGGAattcccaggctgtgtctacactagctccctactttgaagggagtatggtaagtagggtgtcaggagattattaatgaagtgctgcggtgcatatgcagcacttcattaagctaattctccctcatggcaacttcaaagtgccggcatgcgtgtagcctcagctaacctgccggtactttgaagtccctttactcttcaaaattctgagtaaggggactttgaagttgcccaggcatttcaaagtactggcaggttagctgcagctacatgtgagccagcacttcaaagtttaacacttcgaaattgccacaggggagaattagtttaatgaagtgctgcatatgcaccacatcacttcgttaataatctcccgacaccttacttaccatgctccctttgaaggaggtagttagtggagacacagccccgCTCATGCAACAGGTGAAGAAATAGGTATctcagagccagaagggaccttcagaggtcattgagtccagtcacttgcactcacagcaggacctatcaccatccctgatagattgttcttttttaaaaatttatttatgCCCAGAtgaccccctcagggattgagctcaccaccctgggtttaataggctaatgctcaagctacagaagcagctctttgcccacaaaagcttatgctccaaaatatctgttagtctataaggtcctcTCATGAATTgaaaactgattaaaagacaggaaacaaagggcacgAATAAAtgataagttttcagaatggagagaggtaactactGGTGTTCCCCCTAAGGGTCTGTACTTGGACCAATCCCCTTCGACCTATTTATAAATTATCGGGAGTAAGGGGTaaccagtgaggtggcaaaatttgctgataatactaaactgttcaaaatagttaagaacaaagtctGTgtagagcttcaaaaagatctcacaaaattgattgggcaacaaaatggcaaattacttttaatgttgataaatgtaaagtaatgcacattggaaaaaataattctaaCTTTACATATGAAATGatagggactaatttagctatcaCCACTCAAGAGAGTGagcttggagtcactgtggatagttctctcaaaacatctactcaatgtactgcagcagtcaaaaaggcaaacagaatgctaagAATCATTacaaagggatagagaataagacagagaatatcttattgcctctgtataaatccatggtacacccacatcttgaatactatgtaccgatgtggtcacctcatctcaaaaatgtatgtcttggcattggaaaacgttcagaaaatggcaacaaaaattagtAGGAGTTtagaatgggtgccatatgaagagagattaaaaaaggctgagacttttcagcttagaaaaaaggagactaagggggttatgatagaggtctataaaatcatgagaggtgtgaaaaa encodes the following:
- the RNF217 gene encoding E3 ubiquitin-protein ligase RNF217 isoform X3, producing MGERQSSLSALRPAAPGEAPLPAGGTREPGREAAGPTGPEPGSRRRSGEQEPLPAGVPGSPERSEEPPPAESPTGGPGVGGEPAAPPEEGPGPDGGSSRRRLPPRRHVYCTVYCVENDRAGPGSPPAGALAGDPLTSAGSIEVDFYLLPEPFSGLIAGDFGPLLVLRCRVCLEEKPVKPLPCCKKAVCEECLKRYLSAQVQLGQADIKCPITECSEHLDETTVLYNLPHDDIIKYKYFLELSRIDSSTKPCPQCKHFTTFRRRGHIPTPTKLENKYKIHIQRTEGCDHMTCSQCNTNFCYRCGERYRQLRFFGDHTSNLSIFGCKYRYLPERPHLRRLVRGSVCAGKLLIAPLILVLGLALGAIAVVIGLFVFPIYCLCKKQRKRSRTGMPW